In one window of Tripterygium wilfordii isolate XIE 37 chromosome 1, ASM1340144v1, whole genome shotgun sequence DNA:
- the LOC119995572 gene encoding uncharacterized protein LOC119995572, with protein MAAKVPVETMGDLDIPTIPESPSCIVLPTAARNYELKTIHFNMMPSFHGVTEEHLRLKIFPYTMKDKARTWLNSLRPGSLTTWTELQNKFLEKFFSTQKTDALRDKIMQFEQQLDESFSEAWERFNNLLTQYPHHALPLLVLMRIFYKALTVSSKAAINNYAGGSTRNMTPTECQTLFERLAIETQHSEVRGKRAGVYEISNSLAPKSQVDAISTKLDMLLAMNRHTTQGVDFPEFVQEQANMMNSYNRNPRFDPYSNSYNLGFRVHPNFSWNNTQNQANPPTTTLEDMVLQLTINHQKLEAQVGQIAEALSQREAGKFPSQTEINPNNREHAMAITLCDEQQSRVATKLEEQKVQAQEQPLQQSRRAIMYGLPDPDKPAPPMRPYVPPIPFPGRLRRNKEEMSSLQKTIPKTDVEPSVVQEKKKERSKRPQWASNWLIDLFDIIRKY; from the exons ATGGCAGCAAAAGTTCCAGTTGAAAcgatgggtgatcttgacatccccacTATTCCGGAATCCCCATCTTGCATTGTACTTCCGACGGCAGCTAGGAACTACGAGCTTAAGACCATACACTTTaacatgatgccttcttttcatg GAGTTACTGAGGAGCACTTGAGGTTGAAGATCTTCCCTTACACTATGAAGGACAAAGCAAGGACATGGCTCAACAGTTTGAGACCGGGTTCATTGACGACATGGACTGAgctacaaaataaatttttagaaaaatttttctcaactcagaaaacTGATGCTCTCAGGGACAAAATCATGCAGTTCgaacaacaacttgatgagtcATTTTCTGAGGCATGGGAGAGGTTTAATAACCTGTTAACTCAGTATCCCCATCATGCTTTGCCTTTATTAGTGTTGATGCGTATTTTCTACAAGGCACTGACAGTTTCTAGCAAAGCTGCAATTAATAATTATGCGGGGGGATCGACTAGGAATATGACTCCAACCGAATGTCAAACTTTATTTGAGAGACTTGCTATTGAGACACAACATTCGGAAGTAAGAGGTAAGAGAGCAGGTGTGTATGAAATTTCCAATTCTCTTGCACCAAAATCGCAGGTTGATGCCATCTCTACCaagttggacatgcttctaGCAATGAATAGGCATACGACTCAAGGAGTGGATTTCCCAGAGTTTGTGCAAGAGCAAGCAAATATGATGAACTCCTATAATCGGAATCCAAGGTTTGATCCCTACTCTAACTCCTACAATCTAGGTTTTCGGGTacatccaaacttttcttggaaTAACACCCAAAACCAAGCCAATCCACCAACCACCACATTGGAGGACATGGTGCTGCAGTTGACAATTAACCATCAGAAATTGGAGGCACAAGTGGGTCAAATCGCTGAAGCATTGAGTCAAAGGGAGGCTGGAAAGTTTCCAAGCCAAACTGAGATCAATCCGAACAATAGGGAGCATGCCATGGCTATCACACTTTGTGATGAGCAACAAAGCCGAGTTGCTACAAAATTGGAAGAGCAGAAAGTTCAAGCACAAGAGCAGCCACTTCAACAGTCACGTCGTGCAATCATGTATGGGTTGCCTGACCCCGATAAACCTGCTCCACCTATGAGACCTTATGTTCCTCCAATCCCGTTTCCAGGGCGTCTTaggagaaataaagaagaaatgtCATCATTGCAAAAGACAATCCCAAAGACGGATGTGGAACCTTCTGTTgtgcaagaaaagaagaaa gAGCGCTCAAAGAGACCTCAGTGGGCATCCAATTGGCTGATCGATCTATTCGATATCATAAGGAAGTATTAG